In one Hyphomicrobium sp. 99 genomic region, the following are encoded:
- the choW gene encoding choline ABC transporter permease subunit: MDPVSKLIAAWKIPIGQFGKSVFDFVTDYFQWLFDAISSVLETVVDGTSALLLQVPPIVLALALAGFAYWLRRSKPLAIGVLIGFLFILNQGLWKETVQTLVLVVAATALSMAIGVPLGIWAAHNPRVWKVAQPLLDLMQTMPTFVYLIPILILFGLGAAPALIVTIIFAMPAPVRMTYLGLTSIPKPMLEAGESFGATKRQLLWKVELPAALPSIMAGLTQCIMLSLSMVVFATLIGAPSLGNPVNRALANRNIPLGIEAGLALVILAIILDRALSVQAGVRK; this comes from the coding sequence ATGGATCCCGTATCGAAGCTGATTGCCGCCTGGAAGATTCCCATAGGCCAGTTCGGCAAGTCCGTATTCGATTTCGTGACAGACTATTTCCAGTGGCTCTTCGACGCCATTTCCAGCGTTCTTGAAACGGTCGTCGATGGAACATCCGCTCTGCTCCTGCAGGTGCCCCCGATCGTTCTCGCCCTCGCTCTTGCCGGATTTGCCTACTGGCTTCGGCGATCCAAACCGCTCGCGATCGGGGTGCTGATCGGGTTTCTTTTCATCCTCAATCAGGGTCTCTGGAAGGAGACCGTCCAAACGCTCGTGTTGGTCGTCGCGGCCACAGCGCTCTCAATGGCGATCGGCGTTCCACTTGGAATATGGGCGGCCCACAATCCCCGCGTCTGGAAGGTGGCGCAGCCGCTGCTCGATCTGATGCAGACGATGCCGACGTTCGTCTATCTCATTCCCATTCTCATTCTGTTCGGTCTGGGCGCGGCGCCGGCTTTGATCGTGACGATCATCTTCGCGATGCCTGCGCCGGTGCGCATGACGTATCTCGGGTTGACATCGATCCCGAAGCCGATGCTCGAAGCGGGCGAGAGTTTCGGCGCGACGAAGCGGCAGCTGTTGTGGAAGGTTGAGTTACCCGCGGCCCTCCCCTCCATCATGGCGGGCCTTACGCAGTGCATCATGCTCTCCCTATCGATGGTCGTCTTCGCGACACTCATCGGAGCGCCGAGCCTTGGCAATCCCGTCAACCGGGCGCTTGCCAATAGGAACATTCCGCTCGGTATCGAAGCAGGTCTGGCGCTTGTGATCCTCGCCATCATCCTCGATCGCGCCCTCTCAGTTCAGGCCGGAGTGCGAAAATGA
- the choV gene encoding choline ABC transporter ATP-binding protein — MTVAVDFQNVDIIFGKDTAKTLAMVDAGATRAQILAKTGAVLGAAGANLTVKEGEISVLMGLSGSGKSTLLRAVNGLNKVSRGAVLVKDGERMVDIASCDATTLRHMRQKQVAMVFQQFALLPWRTVRENVGLGLELAGVPHAELKERVDRQLKLVGLDTWAEKHVHELSGGMQQRVGLARAFATDAPILLMDEPFSALDPLIRTKLQDELLQLQKSIKKTIIFVSHDLEEALKIGNRITIMEGGRIVQSGAPEEIVLQPADDYVRDFIANVNPLSVLTAWNVMRDMRDLERTSDDWIWLDRRKTTKFKLDAGGKVEAAECDGRQAAWVTCGECEKHVGEDSSPVYWARPGTSLKTVILAMHKSGTAPVALFDEDDRFVGAIGIRDVLQAILRRKD, encoded by the coding sequence ATGACGGTCGCGGTTGACTTCCAGAACGTCGATATCATTTTCGGCAAGGATACAGCGAAGACCTTGGCCATGGTCGACGCAGGCGCAACGCGGGCGCAAATTCTCGCCAAGACGGGAGCCGTCCTCGGCGCGGCCGGCGCCAATCTCACCGTGAAGGAAGGCGAAATATCCGTCCTCATGGGACTCTCTGGCTCCGGCAAATCCACGCTCTTGCGCGCGGTCAACGGCCTCAACAAGGTGTCGCGCGGCGCTGTCCTCGTGAAGGACGGCGAGCGAATGGTGGATATCGCGTCGTGCGATGCGACGACGCTTCGCCATATGCGCCAAAAGCAGGTCGCGATGGTCTTCCAGCAGTTCGCGCTGCTGCCGTGGCGAACTGTTCGCGAGAATGTCGGGCTCGGCCTCGAACTCGCCGGTGTTCCTCATGCAGAGCTGAAAGAGCGCGTCGACCGCCAGCTCAAGCTTGTCGGCCTCGACACGTGGGCCGAGAAGCATGTGCATGAACTTTCGGGCGGCATGCAGCAACGCGTGGGACTTGCACGCGCGTTCGCGACAGACGCGCCGATCCTGCTGATGGACGAGCCGTTTTCGGCGCTCGATCCGCTCATTCGCACGAAACTGCAGGACGAACTCTTGCAATTGCAGAAGTCGATCAAGAAGACCATCATTTTCGTCAGTCATGATCTTGAAGAAGCGCTGAAGATTGGCAATCGCATCACCATCATGGAGGGCGGGCGGATCGTGCAATCCGGCGCGCCCGAAGAGATCGTGCTTCAGCCCGCCGATGACTACGTCCGCGACTTCATCGCCAACGTTAATCCGCTGTCGGTTCTGACGGCGTGGAACGTCATGCGCGACATGCGCGATCTCGAGCGCACGAGTGATGACTGGATTTGGCTCGATCGGCGAAAGACGACCAAATTCAAACTCGATGCCGGGGGCAAAGTGGAAGCGGCCGAATGTGACGGGCGCCAAGCCGCCTGGGTTACGTGCGGCGAATGCGAAAAGCACGTCGGCGAAGACTCCTCACCCGTCTATTGGGCGAGGCCCGGCACGAGCCTGAAGACCGTCATTCTCGCCATGCATAAGTCGGGCACCGCGCCCGTCGCGCTTTTCGACGAAGACGACCGCTTCGTCGGCGCGATCGGCATTCGCGACGTTCTGCAAGCGATCTTGCGGCGGAAGGATTGA